In one Magallana gigas chromosome 7, xbMagGiga1.1, whole genome shotgun sequence genomic region, the following are encoded:
- the LOC105326159 gene encoding leptin receptor overlapping transcript-like 1 — MFVLFFYFLSPVPTVIARRLSGSLDSSSSALIELCIFLTVGIVISAIGLPVVLARTSVIQWGACGLVLAGNVVVFLTILGYFFVFGNDDLDYSSW, encoded by the exons ATGTTTGTGTTGTTTTTCTACTTCCTGTCCCCAGTTCCCACTGTGATTGCCCGTCGATTGTCCGGCAGTCTGGACTCCTCCAGCAGTGCCCTCATTGAGCTGTGTATTTTCCTTACTGTGGGAATCGTCATTTCTGCGATAGGATTACCAGTTGTCTTGGCCAGAACCTCTGTG ATCCAGTGGGGAGCCTGTGGACTGGTTCTCGCAGGAAACGTGGTCGTCTTTCTGACAATCCTGGGATATTTCTTCGTGTTCGGCAATGATGACCTAGACTACTCCTCATG gtaa